The Lasioglossum baleicum unplaced genomic scaffold, iyLasBale1 scaffold0021, whole genome shotgun sequence genome contains a region encoding:
- the LOC143219042 gene encoding TGF-beta-activated kinase 1 and MAP3K7-binding protein 1 isoform X1: protein MYRNNLFRTKRLQDVSYVLQNVHKYTCYTFIFLNINFLKFYGVLKVPHFIENLRLKSPRMRVKYCTISERLEVETNRYLVDMLQTAERPNLMPFQDTQYSWTDDLPVCKQSGVGFSTNQIYREDGYRQEEHPFEDRSFHCRYDDSTFLYGVFDGHEGTKAANFAMQRMAAEILLGQLNGKSTDEEIKEVLRQAFIAVERGYLDSIGDLLAERASLQFDIPDGLNSYETYQKFPHLVDKLNSLNCELSAGTSAVVALVYGGRLYVANVGDSRALLCKTDSNQVLRVVQLSVDHDLRNEDELLRLSHLGLDTNSIRQGSHLGNQENTRCLGNYLVKGGYREFEELATATAEPIIAAPEIHGGIELDESCRFLLLMSHGLYKSLEEATGTDQVNKELALIAVEQFRIQSTLTGVAQAVVDKIVRIHHDVNMSTSQSTVTTGKRDDITLLVRNFNFPLPHALKSPTNQSVRFNPIVETAPVRTIPETEDYSSTGVTDEVSTSDTSTSDMYSPGAKPADRNARIKPYVNFSEYYENVERRRQEGTLPEGINF, encoded by the exons atgtaccgaaacaatctgttccgaacaaaaagactccaggacgtgtcctatgTGTTACAAAATgtacacaaatacacatgttatacattcatttttctaaacattaattttttaaaattctacggtgtgctcaaggtaccccattttattgAGAATCTGAGGTTGAAATcaccgcgcatgcgcgtgaaatatTGCACCATATCGGAACGACTAGAGGTCGAAACGAATCGATACTTGGTCGATATGTTGCAAAC GGCAGAACGCCCTAACTTAATGCCCTTTCAGGATACTCAGTACAGTTGGACAGATGATTTACCAGTTTGCAAACAATCTG GAGTAGGATTCTCAACTAATCAAATTTATCGGGAGGATGGATACAGACAAGAGGAGCACCCTTTCGAGGACCGTAGTTTCCATTGCCGCTATGATGATTCGACATTCCTTTATGGAGTGTTCGACGGGCACGAAGGGACTAAGGCTGCGAACTTCGCTATGCAGAGAATGGCTGCAGAGATTTTACTGGGTCAGTTGAACGGAAAATCAACCGACGAAGAGATCAAAGAAGTTCTTCG gCAAGCATTTATTGCCGTAGAACGAGGCTATCTAGATTCCATTGGCGATCTTCTGGCTGAACGTGCTAGCTTGCAGTTCGATATACCCGATGGTTTAAACTCGTATGAAACTTATCAAAAATTCCCTCACTTG GTCGAtaaattaaattcattaaattgcGAGCTATCAGCAGGAACTAGCGCAGTTGTAGCTCTTGTATACGGTGGAAGATTATACGTAGCGAATGTTGGCGATAGCAGAGCTTTATTATGTAAAACAGATAGCAATCAAGTGTTAAGAGTTGTACAATTAAGCGTCGATCACGATCTACGGAACGAGGATGAGTTATTACGATTATCTCACTTAGGATTAGATACCAATTCGATAAGACAAG GATCTCATCTTGGAAATCAAGAGAATACACGATGTCTTGGAAATTATCTCGTTAAAGGAGGATATagagaattcgaagaattggcaACTGCCACAGCAGAACCCATTATAGCTGCACCTGAAATTCATGGCGGAATAGAACTTGACGAGTCGTGCAGGTTTTTATTGCTCATGTCCCACGGTCTTTATAAATCGTTAGAGGAAGCTACTGGTACCGATCAAGTTAACAAAGAATTGGCGCTTATAGCCGTTGAACAG TTTCGCATACAGTCTACGTTGACTGGAGTTGCTCAGGCTGTAGTAGATAAAATTGTAAGGATTCATCATGATGTTAATATGAGCACTTCGCAAAGTACAGTAACTACTGGCAAACGAGACGATATCACTCTTCTCGTacgaaattttaattttccGCTTCCCCACGCGTTGAAAAGTCCAACCAATCAATCGGTTAGATTTAATCCAATCGTTGAAACTGCTCCGGTAAGAACGATACCGGAAACAGAGGATTATTCGAGCACTGGAGTTACAGACGAAGTATCGACAAGCGACACGTCAACGTCGGATATGTATTCTCCAGGAGCAAAGCCGGCCGACAGAAACGCTAGGATTAAACCTTACGTGAATTTTTCGGAATATTATGAAAACGTGGAAAGGAGACGACAAGAAGGAACTTTACCCGAAGGGATAAATTTTTAG
- the LOC143219042 gene encoding TGF-beta-activated kinase 1 and MAP3K7-binding protein 1 isoform X2, with translation MPFQDTQYSWTDDLPVCKQSGVGFSTNQIYREDGYRQEEHPFEDRSFHCRYDDSTFLYGVFDGHEGTKAANFAMQRMAAEILLGQLNGKSTDEEIKEVLRQAFIAVERGYLDSIGDLLAERASLQFDIPDGLNSYETYQKFPHLVDKLNSLNCELSAGTSAVVALVYGGRLYVANVGDSRALLCKTDSNQVLRVVQLSVDHDLRNEDELLRLSHLGLDTNSIRQGSHLGNQENTRCLGNYLVKGGYREFEELATATAEPIIAAPEIHGGIELDESCRFLLLMSHGLYKSLEEATGTDQVNKELALIAVEQFRIQSTLTGVAQAVVDKIVRIHHDVNMSTSQSTVTTGKRDDITLLVRNFNFPLPHALKSPTNQSVRFNPIVETAPVRTIPETEDYSSTGVTDEVSTSDTSTSDMYSPGAKPADRNARIKPYVNFSEYYENVERRRQEGTLPEGINF, from the exons ATGCCCTTTCAGGATACTCAGTACAGTTGGACAGATGATTTACCAGTTTGCAAACAATCTG GAGTAGGATTCTCAACTAATCAAATTTATCGGGAGGATGGATACAGACAAGAGGAGCACCCTTTCGAGGACCGTAGTTTCCATTGCCGCTATGATGATTCGACATTCCTTTATGGAGTGTTCGACGGGCACGAAGGGACTAAGGCTGCGAACTTCGCTATGCAGAGAATGGCTGCAGAGATTTTACTGGGTCAGTTGAACGGAAAATCAACCGACGAAGAGATCAAAGAAGTTCTTCG gCAAGCATTTATTGCCGTAGAACGAGGCTATCTAGATTCCATTGGCGATCTTCTGGCTGAACGTGCTAGCTTGCAGTTCGATATACCCGATGGTTTAAACTCGTATGAAACTTATCAAAAATTCCCTCACTTG GTCGAtaaattaaattcattaaattgcGAGCTATCAGCAGGAACTAGCGCAGTTGTAGCTCTTGTATACGGTGGAAGATTATACGTAGCGAATGTTGGCGATAGCAGAGCTTTATTATGTAAAACAGATAGCAATCAAGTGTTAAGAGTTGTACAATTAAGCGTCGATCACGATCTACGGAACGAGGATGAGTTATTACGATTATCTCACTTAGGATTAGATACCAATTCGATAAGACAAG GATCTCATCTTGGAAATCAAGAGAATACACGATGTCTTGGAAATTATCTCGTTAAAGGAGGATATagagaattcgaagaattggcaACTGCCACAGCAGAACCCATTATAGCTGCACCTGAAATTCATGGCGGAATAGAACTTGACGAGTCGTGCAGGTTTTTATTGCTCATGTCCCACGGTCTTTATAAATCGTTAGAGGAAGCTACTGGTACCGATCAAGTTAACAAAGAATTGGCGCTTATAGCCGTTGAACAG TTTCGCATACAGTCTACGTTGACTGGAGTTGCTCAGGCTGTAGTAGATAAAATTGTAAGGATTCATCATGATGTTAATATGAGCACTTCGCAAAGTACAGTAACTACTGGCAAACGAGACGATATCACTCTTCTCGTacgaaattttaattttccGCTTCCCCACGCGTTGAAAAGTCCAACCAATCAATCGGTTAGATTTAATCCAATCGTTGAAACTGCTCCGGTAAGAACGATACCGGAAACAGAGGATTATTCGAGCACTGGAGTTACAGACGAAGTATCGACAAGCGACACGTCAACGTCGGATATGTATTCTCCAGGAGCAAAGCCGGCCGACAGAAACGCTAGGATTAAACCTTACGTGAATTTTTCGGAATATTATGAAAACGTGGAAAGGAGACGACAAGAAGGAACTTTACCCGAAGGGATAAATTTTTAG
- the LOC143219049 gene encoding succinyl-CoA:acetate/propanoyl-CoA:succinate CoA transferase, with protein sequence MFGLNLRRNLDSLNTTFNKFVPKSNFNMCGLKYIREPLQPLKRCPRWVCVEDAVKIINSEHLVFIQGGAATPNELIRAMTEHGVCNNLRGVRLIHMGLEGDAPFASPEFEKHFRSVSFYIGANVREAVNEGRADYIPIFLHEAPKLFYEKRIIPDVALIHVSVPDARGFCSLGVSVDTTRAALSSAKVIIAQVNEHMPRSFGDTVIHCSHIDWAVKYDCPLPCVASTPPNEIEAEIGKIIAQRLVDDGATLQLGIGNIPDAVLCSLGNHKDLGVHTEIMGDTMVDLAERGNITNKMKPKHRGRMVSSLVIGTKRVYDFIHNNPFVEMLTINYVNDPRVISQQPKMTAINSCIEMDITGQICSDSLGCKMYSGFGGQLDFIRGAAMGQDGRGKAVIAFPSVTSKGESKIQPVIKVGGGVVVTRAHAHYIVTEHGIAHLFGKTLRQRANALIQIAHPDHRECLEKAAFERLKTNPTKYL encoded by the exons ATGTTTGGTCTCAATTTACGTCGGAACTTGGACTCGCTGAACACAACGTTCAACAAATTCGTGCCGAAGAGTAACTTCAACATGTGCGGTTTGAAATATATACGAGAACCTCTGCAACCATTGAAACGATGTCCACGATGGGTATGCGTAGAAGATGCAGTGAAAATTATCAATTCAG AGCATTTagtttttatacagggtggcgCAGCGACGCCAAACGAATTGATACGTGCTATGACGGAGCACGGTGTTTGCAATAATCTACGCGGGGTACGATTAATCCATATGGGTCTCGAAGGAGACGCGCCGTTCGCGAGCCCCGAATTCGAGA AACACTTCAGGTCCGTGAGCTTTTACATCGGAGCGAACGTTCGAGAAGCTGTGAACGAAGGTCGCGCCGattatattccaatattcctcCACGAGGCACCAAAGCTGTTTTACGAAAAGCGAATTATCCCGGACGTTGCGCTGATTCACGTCAGCGTGCCGGATGCACGTGGCTTTTGTTCGTTAGGTGTGAGCGTGGACACTACGCGTGCAGCTCTCAGTTCGGCCAAAGTGATCATTG CTCAAGTCAATGAACACATGCCAAGATCATTCGGAGATACCGTCATTCATTGCAGCCACATCGATTGGGCTGTAAAGTACGATTGTCCTTTGCCGTGCGTGGCTAGTACACCACCGAATGAAATCGAAGCAGAAATCGGCAAAATTATAGCACAGAGGCTGGTAGACGACGGGGCAACTTTGCAActcggtattggcaatatacccgACGCTGTCCTCTGTTCACTCGGCAACCACAAAGATCTTGGCGTTCACACCGAGATAATGGGAGACACAATGGTGGACCTCGCTGAACGtggaaatattacgaataaaatGAAACCTAAACACAGAGGACGCATGGTTAGTTCTTTGGTAATCGGTACTAAAAGAGTGTACGACTTCATACATAATAATCCGTTCGTAG AGATGCTTACGATCAACTACGTAAACGATCCTCGAGTGATATCTCAACAACCGAAAATGACAGCGATCAACTCCTGCATAGAAATGGACATTACTGGACAAATATGTTCGGATAGTTTAGGTTGCAAAATGTACTCTGGTTTCGGTGGGCAGCTCGACTTTATTCGCGGTGCTGCGATGGGTCAGGACGGCCGGGGGAAAGCCGTGATCGCTTTCCCCTCGGTGACTAGCAAGGGTGAAAGTAAAATTCAACCTGTGATCAAAGTTG GTGGCGGTGTTGTAGTAACAAGGGCACACGCCCATTACATTGTAACAGAGCACGGGATAGCACACCTTTTTGGCAAAACGTTACGTCAAAGAGCAAACGCATTGATTCAAATCGCTCATCCGGATCATAGAGAATGCCTCGAGAAGGCTGCATTTGAAAGACTTAAAACAAATCCAACAAAATATCTATAA
- the LOC143219046 gene encoding succinyl-CoA:acetate/propanoyl-CoA:succinate CoA transferase isoform X3 translates to MTDYGVRCDVRNVRLYHMHLEGPALFAKPENAKHFRSISLFIGGNVRPAVQAGTADCIPIFLHEIPRLFKEGYVKPDIALIHVSPPDDQGYCSFGTSVDCVRSAVCHSKYIVALVNKHMPRTFGDAIIHVSHLDFAVEHHQKLPVHPVKTPCKEELQIGKYIAENLVVDGATLQLGIGSIPDAVLSQLTKHKDLGIHSEMFSDGVVDLVNKGCVTNNMKTMHKGRIVGSFCVGSQKLYDFMDNNPFIEMLVVDYVNDPKVVAKQPNMTAINSCIEVDLTGQICADSIGPKMYSGFGGQLDFITGAAISEDRLGKPIIALQSTTSKGESKIAPCLKHGAGVVTNRAVARYVVTEHGIASLFGKNLQQRAYELIQVSHPNHREALEKAAFERLKVMPAP, encoded by the exons ATGACTGACTATGGCGTACGATGCGACGTGAGAAACGTGCGGCTGTATCATATGCATCTCGAAGGTCCGGCGCTGTTTGCCAAGCCAGAAAATGCAA AGCATTTCAGGTCGATAAGCTTGTTTATTGGAGGCAACGTAAGACCGGCCGTTCAAGCGGGAACCGCCGATTGCATTCCCATCTTTTTACACGAGATTCCTCGATTATTCAAAGAAGGATACGTCAAGCCGGACATCGCGCTCATTCACGTTAGTCCTCCGGACGACCAAGGGTACTGCTCGTTCGGCACCAGCGTGGACTGCGTCAGATCCGCTGTGTGCCACAGCAAATATATCGTAG CGTTAGTAAACAAACACATGCCGAGGACGTTCGGCGACGCCATCATCCATGTCAGCCATTTGGACTTCGCCGTGGAACACCACCAGAAACTTCCGGTGCATCCTGTGAAAACGCCGTGCAAAGAGGAACTTCAGATCGGCAAGTATATCGCAGAGAATTTGGTAGTGGACGGAGCTACCTTGCAGTTGGGGATTGGCAGCATACCGGACGCGGTACTGTCACAGCTGACCAAACACAAGGACCTCGGAATTCATAGCGAGATGTTCAGCGACGGTGTAGTCGATCTTGTAAATAAAGGTTGCGTCACGAATAATATGAAAACGATGCACAAAGGCCGAATCGTCGGCTCGTTTTGCGTCGGTTCCCAGAAACTGTATGATTTTATGGACAATAATCCTTTCATCG AGATGTTGGTGGTGGACTACGTGAACGACCCGAAAGTGGTGGCTAAGCAGCCGAATATGACAGCTATCAATTCCTGTATCGAAGTCGATCTCACGGGACAAATTTGCGCCGACAGTATCGGGCCAAAAATGTATTCTGGATTCGGAGGACAACTAGATTTCATCACGGGGGCAGCGATCAGCGAAGATCGACTTGGAAAGCCTATTATCGCGTTGCAATCTACTACTAGCAAGGGCGAGAGTAAAATTGCACCTTGTCTAAAACATG GTGCCGGTGTTGTCACCAACAGAGCAGTCGCTCGGTACGTCGTCACAGAACACGGAATTGCCAGCCTGTTCGGCAAAAATCTTCAACAGCGAGCATACGAATTAATTCAAGTCTCTCATCCTAATCATAGAGAGGCTCTCGAGAAAGCAGCGTTCGAACGGTTGAAAGTGATGCCGGCTCCATAA